Proteins encoded together in one Candidatus Bathyarchaeota archaeon window:
- the gcvPA gene encoding aminomethyl-transferring glycine dehydrogenase subunit GcvPA — MKHPYLPTSGNFEELLRELNLEKIDDLFADIPQKARLSRPLRIPGPMNEFEIIRKIRGCLRSDVSAMDAPIFLGAGVWPHQIPAPVDAIVSRGEFLTAYTPYQPEVSQGLLQALFEYQSLICELMEMDVANSSMYDWSTSLGEAARMAFRITHRRRFVIPRFIHPERRSVLEAMTEPVGMIIEEAPQDLGTGGIMLEGIEELAGEAAGIYVEIPSYMGFLESRMEEISEIAHSKGALVVIGVEPTVLGLVKSPGAFNADIAIGEGQPLGLGMNYGGPLLGLFTCKKDYVREMPGRIIGATKTKSGRRAFCMALQTREQHIRRERATSNICTNNALCAISAAVYLSLLGPSGIKKLSEIIFAKTNYAIASLKKIRGVRTPFFNSLHYKEFTVNFDGSALKTSEVNERLLEKGIHGGKDISGEFLELGESMLLCTTELHSKSEIDALASAMKSIMEGC; from the coding sequence TTGAAGCACCCATACCTACCCACGAGCGGTAACTTCGAGGAGTTGCTGAGAGAACTTAACCTAGAGAAAATAGACGACCTCTTCGCGGATATACCCCAAAAGGCTAGGCTGTCCAGACCCCTAAGGATCCCCGGACCGATGAACGAATTCGAAATCATAAGAAAAATAAGGGGGTGTTTAAGGAGCGATGTATCGGCGATGGACGCCCCCATTTTCCTGGGAGCGGGGGTATGGCCCCATCAAATCCCAGCCCCTGTCGATGCCATCGTCTCCAGGGGGGAATTCTTAACGGCCTACACCCCATATCAGCCCGAGGTCTCGCAAGGGTTACTCCAAGCCCTTTTTGAATATCAAAGCCTCATATGCGAGTTAATGGAGATGGATGTGGCTAATTCCTCCATGTACGACTGGTCCACCTCGCTTGGAGAAGCCGCGAGGATGGCGTTTAGAATAACCCATAGGAGGAGATTCGTTATCCCCAGATTCATACATCCGGAGAGGAGAAGCGTGTTAGAGGCTATGACGGAGCCTGTGGGCATGATCATCGAGGAGGCCCCCCAAGACCTGGGGACCGGAGGAATCATGCTCGAAGGCATCGAAGAACTAGCAGGGGAAGCCGCCGGGATATACGTGGAGATTCCATCATACATGGGCTTCCTGGAATCGAGGATGGAGGAGATCTCCGAGATTGCTCACTCCAAGGGCGCCCTAGTCGTCATTGGAGTGGAGCCAACGGTTCTGGGGTTGGTGAAGTCCCCAGGAGCATTCAACGCCGACATCGCCATAGGGGAGGGGCAGCCCTTAGGGCTGGGAATGAACTACGGTGGACCTTTACTAGGGTTGTTCACATGTAAAAAAGATTATGTAAGGGAGATGCCCGGCAGGATAATAGGCGCGACGAAGACGAAGTCCGGTAGGAGAGCTTTCTGCATGGCCTTGCAGACGAGGGAGCAACATATAAGACGGGAGAGGGCAACCTCAAACATATGCACCAACAACGCATTATGCGCGATCTCGGCCGCCGTCTATCTCAGCCTCCTAGGCCCTTCAGGGATTAAGAAACTATCCGAGATAATCTTCGCCAAGACTAATTACGCTATAGCCTCCCTCAAGAAGATTAGAGGTGTTAGAACGCCCTTCTTCAACTCCCTTCACTACAAGGAATTCACGGTGAACTTCGATGGCTCAGCCCTGAAGACATCCGAGGTGAACGAGAGGCTGCTGGAGAAAGGGATACATGGAGGGAAAGACATTAGCGGAGAATTTCTCGAATTGGGTGAGTCGATGTTACTCTGCACCACCGAACTCCACAGTAAATCCGAGATAGACGCGCTCGCTAGCGCCATGAAGTCGATAATGGAGGGATGTTAA
- a CDS encoding Lrp/AsnC ligand binding domain-containing protein translates to MPQAFVLINSEIGAEEELLKELKEIENVREAYSVYGVYDIVVKVEADTMEKLKEIVTWRIRRLDKVRSTLTMIVMEGA, encoded by the coding sequence TTGCCTCAAGCATTCGTGTTGATAAACTCGGAGATAGGGGCGGAAGAGGAGCTTCTGAAGGAGCTGAAGGAGATAGAGAACGTTAGAGAGGCGTACAGCGTATACGGCGTCTATGATATAGTTGTAAAAGTAGAGGCAGATACCATGGAGAAGCTGAAGGAGATAGTAACTTGGAGGATAAGGAGACTGGATAAAGTACGTTCAACGCTTACGATGATCGTTATGGAAGGCGCCTGA
- a CDS encoding PHP domain-containing protein, whose product MKLKIDMHVHTTFSKDGYTSPGDLPKIIRMKRLNGVAVTDHDSVISKRFDLSSLERKGILIIPGIEVTTNQGHLIGLFVHDDLRPRLTPEETADEIHGQGGLVVAPHPYDVFSRGVNPSSLRGYIDAVEVINASSLPFRLSTLMAERAAERLNLPGLGGSDSHTPDTVGDAYTEVEVSNPYMDEVVKALRRGLTTPQGRSTSLKNRFKKLSLDLLK is encoded by the coding sequence TTGAAGCTTAAAATAGATATGCATGTGCATACAACGTTCTCGAAGGATGGCTACACTTCTCCAGGTGATCTTCCAAAAATTATTAGAATGAAACGTCTAAATGGTGTTGCCGTGACGGATCATGACTCAGTAATTTCTAAGAGATTTGACCTATCGTCCCTTGAGAGGAAGGGGATACTAATCATACCTGGAATTGAAGTTACCACTAATCAGGGCCATCTCATAGGTTTGTTTGTTCACGACGACTTACGGCCGAGATTAACCCCTGAAGAAACTGCGGATGAAATCCACGGGCAGGGAGGATTAGTGGTCGCCCCTCATCCTTACGATGTGTTCTCAAGAGGAGTTAATCCATCTAGTTTAAGAGGTTACATCGATGCCGTAGAGGTCATCAATGCATCCTCTCTCCCCTTCAGGCTATCTACCCTAATGGCGGAGAGAGCCGCTGAACGCCTGAATCTCCCGGGGTTAGGGGGAAGCGACTCCCATACACCAGATACGGTTGGAGATGCATATACGGAAGTCGAAGTGTCTAATCCATATATGGATGAGGTAGTTAAAGCCTTGAGGAGGGGGCTGACCACCCCACAGGGTCGTAGCACGAGTCTAAAAAACAGGTTTAAGAAGCTTAGTTTAGACCTCCTCAAGTAA
- the gcvPB gene encoding aminomethyl-transferring glycine dehydrogenase subunit GcvPB, with protein MNFRQASWGEPLIFELSKPGKIGWLPPRLAEEELKILEVALASMPEKLKRKSPPKLPEVSEVEVIRHYSRLTHESYGVDFGAYPLGSCTMKYSPKFTNITGNEEKIKWLHPYEDARLTQGILKILYELSRFLEEITGMDKFTLQPSAGAHGEFTGALIIRAYHRLSGEIDKRDEMIIPDTAHGTNPASASMAGFKVVTVPSDEEGLVDMEALKYVAGERTAGLMLTNPNTLGLFEKEILEITKLIHEVGGLVYYDGANLNAILGKARPGDMGFDIAHVNLHKTFSTPHGGGGPGGGPVGVKEKLAEFLPIPTIEFNGEKYYLDYNRPHSIGKVRAFYGNISVLIRAYSYILALGGEGLRKVAELSVLHSNYVMHRIIKARGYALPYDVKQPRKHEFVVSAEQMSRETGVTAIDIAKRLLDKGVHPPTIYFPLTVKEALMIEPTETESEEALRSLAEAFLEISEEAYNKPEILKGAPSNTTVDRVDEISASHPRTMCLSWRMMRSG; from the coding sequence ATGAATTTTAGACAGGCATCTTGGGGCGAACCCCTAATATTCGAGCTTTCAAAACCAGGGAAAATAGGATGGTTGCCCCCGAGGCTCGCTGAGGAAGAGCTTAAAATATTGGAGGTGGCGTTGGCATCTATGCCTGAGAAGTTGAAGAGGAAAAGCCCTCCAAAACTACCGGAAGTCTCGGAGGTCGAAGTTATAAGACATTATTCGAGGTTGACCCATGAATCCTACGGAGTGGATTTTGGCGCATATCCGCTTGGGAGTTGCACCATGAAGTATTCCCCTAAATTTACAAATATCACGGGAAACGAGGAGAAAATAAAGTGGCTTCATCCCTATGAAGACGCCAGACTAACCCAGGGAATCCTCAAGATACTGTATGAGCTCTCCAGGTTCCTGGAGGAGATCACCGGCATGGATAAATTCACCCTCCAACCCTCAGCTGGAGCCCACGGAGAATTCACAGGAGCCCTAATAATAAGGGCCTACCATAGGCTCTCCGGGGAGATAGATAAAAGAGATGAGATGATAATTCCTGATACCGCCCATGGCACCAACCCCGCCAGTGCCTCCATGGCGGGGTTTAAGGTGGTTACAGTACCATCGGATGAGGAAGGCTTGGTGGACATGGAGGCCCTCAAATACGTCGCCGGGGAAAGGACGGCGGGGCTCATGCTCACAAACCCAAATACATTAGGCCTATTTGAGAAGGAGATATTGGAGATAACCAAGCTCATCCATGAGGTAGGCGGCCTAGTATACTATGATGGGGCAAATTTAAACGCCATACTGGGTAAAGCCAGACCTGGAGACATGGGATTCGACATCGCTCATGTAAATTTACATAAAACCTTCTCCACACCTCATGGTGGAGGAGGGCCTGGAGGAGGGCCTGTAGGCGTCAAGGAGAAACTGGCGGAATTCCTGCCAATCCCCACGATCGAGTTTAATGGGGAGAAATATTATCTAGATTACAATCGGCCGCATTCCATAGGTAAAGTAAGGGCTTTCTACGGTAACATCTCGGTACTTATAAGAGCCTACTCATACATTTTGGCATTGGGAGGGGAGGGCTTAAGGAAAGTAGCCGAACTGTCCGTACTCCATTCCAACTATGTAATGCATAGAATCATCAAAGCCCGCGGCTACGCACTCCCATACGATGTGAAACAACCCAGGAAACACGAGTTCGTCGTAAGCGCTGAACAGATGAGCAGGGAGACCGGAGTGACGGCCATCGATATCGCTAAAAGGCTACTGGATAAGGGGGTGCATCCACCCACTATATATTTCCCTTTGACGGTGAAGGAGGCTTTGATGATCGAGCCGACAGAAACCGAGAGCGAAGAAGCCTTGAGGTCCCTAGCCGAAGCCTTCCTCGAGATATCCGAAGAAGCATATAATAAACCGGAAATTCTTAAAGGAGCCCCATCGAACACCACAGTGGATAGAGTGGATGAAATCTCAGCCTCCCATCCTCGGACGATGTGTTTGAGCTGGAGGATGATGAGAAGCGGATAA
- a CDS encoding MoaD family protein: MKVKVKFFASLREITGKREEEIEVPENTTVEGLIEILSSRYGKEFSDYVYDERVGKPRDYLQFLIDGRSASTLQGLKTRLRDGCNFAIIPPVGGG, from the coding sequence ATGAAGGTTAAAGTTAAGTTCTTCGCCTCCCTCCGAGAGATAACCGGAAAGAGGGAGGAGGAGATAGAAGTACCTGAAAACACCACCGTGGAGGGCCTTATCGAAATACTATCCTCGAGATATGGGAAGGAGTTCTCAGATTACGTCTACGATGAACGTGTCGGTAAACCCAGGGATTACCTACAATTCCTCATAGATGGGAGGAGCGCTTCAACCCTCCAAGGATTAAAGACCAGATTAAGGGATGGATGCAACTTCGCCATCATACCTCCTGTAGGAGGGGGATGA
- the aspS gene encoding aspartate--tRNA(Asn) ligase: protein MDGCEITLTGWVKEIRDLGGIVFILLRDGKGLVQVTASKKDTPLETFKKMKALAGEYVIAVKGNVKARPQAPKGFEIIPSDIKILATASHPLPLDTAEKVPADIDTRLNARILDLRRREPNAIFRIRHEVLRAIREYLCSKGFIEVQTPRIIAAAAEGGASLFELKYFGRTAYLAQSPELYKEQLTTVFEKVYEIGPFFRAEESHSRRHLNEFTSVDVESAFADCRDVMKLQEELLRSVSEHVSKSCREELETINVHIKPFKIPLKRYTYDEILEELEEANCKISWGDDIPTEAYRKLGELHKGEYYFITDWPTSTRPFYIKPKSEDPRFSYGFDTMHGWIEIASGGTRIDEKEVLVSRLKEQNLNVESFKFFLDTFDYGMPPHAGWGMGLERLLMGMLRKSNIREVILFPRDRFRLSP, encoded by the coding sequence ATGGACGGCTGCGAGATCACTTTAACCGGATGGGTTAAAGAAATAAGGGATCTAGGAGGCATCGTATTTATACTGCTCCGAGATGGTAAAGGTCTTGTACAAGTGACCGCCTCGAAGAAAGATACGCCGCTGGAAACCTTTAAAAAAATGAAGGCTCTAGCGGGAGAGTACGTAATAGCCGTGAAGGGGAATGTTAAAGCCCGTCCTCAAGCTCCCAAAGGATTTGAGATCATCCCGTCCGATATTAAAATATTAGCAACAGCATCCCATCCTCTCCCTCTCGATACAGCTGAAAAAGTGCCTGCAGACATCGATACCAGGCTGAACGCTAGGATACTAGATCTGAGAAGGCGCGAACCCAATGCCATATTCCGTATCAGGCATGAGGTCCTCAGGGCTATTAGGGAATATCTATGCTCGAAAGGTTTTATTGAAGTTCAAACTCCTAGAATTATAGCGGCTGCCGCGGAGGGCGGGGCATCATTATTTGAGTTAAAATACTTCGGCAGAACGGCTTACCTAGCTCAGAGTCCAGAACTATATAAGGAACAGCTAACCACCGTCTTCGAAAAAGTTTATGAAATCGGACCATTTTTCAGGGCAGAAGAATCCCATAGTAGAAGGCATCTAAACGAGTTTACATCGGTGGACGTCGAATCTGCATTCGCAGATTGCAGGGACGTTATGAAACTCCAGGAAGAACTTTTACGTAGTGTCAGCGAGCACGTATCTAAATCCTGTAGAGAGGAGCTTGAAACAATAAATGTTCACATAAAACCCTTCAAGATCCCCCTAAAACGTTATACCTATGATGAAATCCTGGAAGAGTTAGAGGAGGCCAATTGCAAGATAAGCTGGGGCGATGATATACCTACAGAAGCCTACAGGAAGCTGGGGGAACTTCATAAAGGGGAGTATTATTTCATAACGGATTGGCCGACCTCCACCAGGCCATTCTACATTAAGCCGAAAAGCGAAGATCCCCGCTTCAGCTACGGCTTTGATACGATGCATGGATGGATAGAGATAGCCTCAGGTGGAACTAGAATAGACGAAAAGGAGGTTTTGGTGAGTAGGTTGAAGGAGCAAAACCTTAACGTTGAATCGTTCAAGTTCTTCTTGGATACGTTCGATTACGGCATGCCACCCCACGCAGGATGGGGAATGGGATTAGAACGTTTGTTAATGGGCATGCTAAGGAAGAGTAACATAAGGGAAGTGATCCTGTTTCCGAGAGACCGATTTAGACTCTCTCCATAG
- a CDS encoding M48 family metalloprotease yields the protein MQVRCPICMESMPGKVGLDFCPLCRLYIGPPRPFRIRAEDFLAPGDRDVTDNLREVKFLGEIVNRSLMVLQRPLVWNALLKGCSRLDPRHPAWSLSMKAAAQLCLDKAPRMFLCRNGGSIFTIGSNDDPSIIIGQSALENIGVDELEAILAHENAHIKARHVEYFTLLRLFLDGFLVMTGSSLAMNLIVDLLLKKWRRSAELSADRGAIIATGDPSSMKSALLKLHRRSSLNGEMKLRDLGYIEGLARSLKSHPNLKDRVNALEFFYRSEDYRETRRKVEKNKEIREILKDGIVDCNKYIYIRSRGN from the coding sequence TTGCAGGTTAGATGTCCAATATGTATGGAGAGTATGCCCGGAAAGGTTGGACTAGATTTCTGCCCTCTTTGCCGTTTATACATAGGTCCCCCAAGGCCCTTCAGAATCAGGGCGGAGGACTTCTTAGCACCAGGAGACAGGGATGTAACTGATAATCTAAGGGAAGTTAAATTCTTAGGCGAGATCGTTAATAGGTCCTTAATGGTTTTGCAGAGGCCGCTGGTCTGGAATGCGCTGCTTAAGGGGTGTTCAAGGCTGGATCCTAGACATCCCGCATGGAGCTTGTCCATGAAAGCTGCTGCACAGCTATGTCTCGATAAGGCTCCGAGAATGTTTCTATGCAGAAACGGGGGATCCATCTTCACCATAGGCTCCAATGATGATCCGTCGATAATAATTGGACAATCCGCATTGGAAAATATTGGGGTCGATGAACTCGAGGCGATTTTAGCTCATGAAAACGCCCATATAAAAGCGAGGCACGTGGAATATTTCACCCTTTTAAGGCTATTTTTAGATGGATTTCTAGTAATGACCGGGAGCTCCCTGGCCATGAACCTTATAGTGGATCTCTTATTGAAGAAATGGCGCAGGTCGGCTGAGCTTTCAGCGGATAGGGGAGCCATCATTGCCACCGGGGATCCCTCTTCTATGAAATCAGCTTTATTAAAGTTACATAGACGCAGCTCCTTAAATGGTGAAATGAAATTAAGAGACCTAGGTTATATTGAGGGTTTAGCTAGGTCATTGAAGAGCCATCCAAATTTAAAGGATCGGGTAAATGCGCTAGAATTCTTCTATAGATCTGAAGATTACCGGGAAACCCGGAGAAAGGTAGAGAAGAATAAGGAGATACGTGAGATACTTAAGGATGGGATCGTCGACTGTAACAAATACATATATATTCGTTCCCGAGGGAATTAA
- a CDS encoding tRNA (N(6)-L-threonylcarbamoyladenosine(37)-C(2))-methylthiotransferase: MDKITFYAESYGCSSNTFDFQVILGILAEHGFQRVNNICEAELIILNTCVVKKATEDRMLSRIVGLSKTGKPLIISGCLPRIALNKLVKAAPNFAAVLDPYSVERIIEAAFAAAKGSKGLVYFSNGNETPHGKLLRKRVRLNPFIDVIQVAEGCLGCCSYCCTRFARGRLHSYPSTLILKEISRSVKEGVVEIRLSSQDLGAYGLDIGTDLTELLGEVKKVQGEFKVRLGMLNPQHALRMIDGLVEALRHPKFFKFIHIPVESGSDKILSDMRRPYSRADFKKLVEKLRSLVPDVTIATDVIVGFPTETDEDFKDTLSLIQETSPDIVHVSKYHHRPKTHASMTWEELDPRTVAERARVLSEICGNISFKSNLRLVGREVNAYILDVGPKGGLLGRIDNYKKVVLEGGSNMVRLGSNVRLKIVKANPRYLTANLIK; the protein is encoded by the coding sequence TTGGATAAAATTACCTTTTACGCGGAGAGCTACGGATGCTCATCAAATACCTTTGATTTCCAGGTTATCCTTGGAATCTTAGCTGAACATGGATTTCAAAGAGTTAATAATATATGTGAGGCGGAGCTCATAATCCTCAACACCTGCGTGGTGAAGAAGGCAACCGAGGATCGCATGCTAAGCAGGATAGTGGGCTTATCAAAGACTGGTAAACCGTTAATCATCTCAGGCTGCTTGCCTAGGATAGCCCTGAATAAACTTGTTAAAGCCGCTCCTAATTTTGCAGCTGTCTTAGATCCATACTCGGTTGAAAGGATAATCGAAGCGGCATTCGCTGCGGCTAAGGGGAGTAAAGGCCTAGTATATTTCTCAAATGGGAATGAAACTCCCCATGGGAAGCTCCTCAGGAAAAGGGTGAGGCTGAATCCCTTCATAGACGTGATTCAAGTGGCGGAGGGGTGCTTGGGGTGCTGCTCCTATTGCTGTACCAGATTTGCCCGGGGTAGACTTCATTCCTATCCTTCAACCCTGATACTGAAGGAGATTTCACGGTCTGTTAAAGAGGGGGTCGTTGAGATCCGCTTAAGCAGCCAAGACCTGGGCGCTTACGGCCTGGACATAGGTACGGACTTAACGGAGCTCTTAGGGGAAGTTAAGAAAGTCCAAGGCGAATTCAAGGTTAGGCTTGGAATGTTGAATCCCCAGCATGCACTTAGGATGATAGATGGGTTGGTCGAAGCCCTACGTCACCCCAAGTTCTTTAAGTTTATCCACATTCCAGTGGAGTCAGGCTCGGACAAGATATTGAGCGATATGAGGCGCCCATATTCTAGGGCTGATTTCAAGAAGCTTGTAGAGAAGTTGCGAAGCCTAGTCCCCGATGTAACCATCGCAACAGATGTTATAGTTGGCTTTCCAACGGAAACCGATGAAGATTTTAAAGACACCCTCTCCTTGATCCAGGAGACGAGCCCGGATATAGTCCACGTATCCAAGTATCATCATAGACCAAAAACCCACGCCTCCATGACATGGGAGGAGCTGGACCCTAGAACGGTGGCTGAAAGGGCTAGAGTGCTGTCGGAGATATGTGGAAATATCAGTTTTAAGAGTAATTTAAGGCTGGTCGGCAGGGAAGTTAACGCATATATCCTCGATGTCGGACCCAAAGGAGGCTTGCTGGGGAGGATCGATAACTACAAGAAGGTTGTTTTAGAAGGGGGTTCGAACATGGTTAGGCTCGGTAGTAATGTTCGTTTGAAGATAGTTAAAGCGAACCCGAGATACTTGACGGCTAATTTGATAAAATAA
- a CDS encoding PRC-barrel domain-containing protein codes for MAKYHRREELAGKEVIESEARKVGIIRDLAYTDEGKLALVVERETEKGELTESFLSFDKIIKIGDVVLIKSIDDLEASPSPGKICPNCKARNPSNAKYCYKCGVTIA; via the coding sequence TTGGCTAAATATCACAGACGTGAAGAGTTGGCTGGGAAGGAGGTAATAGAGTCGGAAGCTAGGAAGGTCGGGATCATAAGGGATCTAGCCTACACCGATGAAGGTAAATTAGCCCTCGTGGTCGAGAGAGAGACCGAGAAGGGTGAGCTCACAGAATCCTTCCTGTCCTTCGACAAGATCATTAAGATAGGAGATGTGGTTCTAATAAAGTCAATAGACGACCTAGAGGCTTCTCCAAGCCCTGGGAAGATATGCCCTAACTGTAAAGCACGCAACCCCTCTAACGCCAAATATTGCTATAAATGTGGAGTCACTATAGCTTAG
- a CDS encoding methionine--tRNA ligase yields the protein MLARWIVCCAWPYVNTVPHLGTFIHMLSADVFARYLKMKGEEVVSVTGSDEHGTPIEVEAIKLGVKPKDITDKYHSIILNLLERYGIEFTNYTRTENPIHIRYVQEVFEKIYKNGYISTKEVTLPYCSRCERFLPDRFVEGGCPHCGFDAARGDQCDNCGRVLEPLDLVNPRCVFCKSSPEPKATRHWFFDLPKFTEKIREYLDSNPQFPPNARNFSYRWLQEGLRPRAVTRDNSWGIPAPFPSSKGKTIYVWFEAVLGYVSAVIEWSEKIGNPELWKSLWFDPEVKNVHFIGKDNIPFHTIIFPSLLMATHDPYVLPWQVSSTEFILYESQKFSKSRKVGIWIDEALELADPDTWRFVLMIMRPENKDVNFTWRDFMSHVNAELNDILGNFIYRTLSFIWKYFDGRIPRISELNEEDEKFEEEIASITVKFDNLMKELKLRDSLSLVVDLARRGNHYLSVKEPWHKINDEPEEAANSLFVSVQLVGTLAILSYPFIPAKSKEIVKQLGLDPYKYIRWENAGRESLKPGHLISEPRPLFKKIDLKDVEFFLAKRNSLRGLEFEA from the coding sequence GTGTTGGCTAGATGGATCGTATGTTGTGCTTGGCCATATGTAAACACGGTCCCTCATTTGGGCACTTTCATCCATATGCTCTCAGCCGATGTATTCGCAAGGTATCTGAAGATGAAAGGCGAAGAAGTCGTATCCGTAACGGGTTCTGATGAGCATGGAACCCCCATTGAGGTTGAAGCGATAAAGTTAGGGGTTAAACCTAAGGATATAACGGATAAATATCATTCTATAATACTTAACCTATTGGAGCGATATGGGATAGAATTCACCAACTATACCAGGACGGAGAACCCAATACATATAAGATATGTCCAAGAAGTGTTCGAGAAGATCTATAAGAACGGTTATATATCCACAAAGGAGGTTACGTTACCATACTGCAGCAGATGCGAGCGATTTCTTCCGGACAGATTTGTGGAGGGGGGATGCCCCCACTGTGGATTCGACGCCGCTAGGGGGGATCAATGCGATAATTGCGGCCGTGTGCTGGAGCCTCTAGATCTAGTGAATCCGAGATGCGTGTTCTGTAAATCTTCCCCTGAACCAAAAGCTACGAGGCACTGGTTCTTCGACCTACCCAAGTTTACCGAGAAAATAAGGGAATATCTGGATTCAAATCCCCAGTTCCCGCCGAACGCAAGGAATTTCAGTTACAGATGGCTTCAAGAAGGGTTGAGGCCCAGGGCTGTAACAAGGGATAACAGCTGGGGTATACCTGCTCCCTTCCCCAGCTCTAAAGGGAAGACCATATATGTCTGGTTTGAGGCCGTATTAGGTTACGTATCGGCGGTGATAGAATGGTCTGAGAAAATAGGGAATCCCGAGCTATGGAAGAGCTTATGGTTCGACCCTGAGGTAAAAAACGTCCATTTCATAGGCAAAGATAATATCCCCTTCCACACCATAATCTTCCCCTCCCTCCTCATGGCTACCCATGACCCCTATGTTCTGCCCTGGCAAGTCTCATCAACTGAGTTCATCCTATACGAATCGCAAAAATTCTCCAAAAGCAGGAAAGTAGGTATCTGGATTGACGAGGCATTAGAGTTAGCTGATCCCGATACTTGGCGTTTCGTTTTGATGATAATGCGCCCAGAGAATAAAGACGTCAATTTTACGTGGAGGGACTTTATGAGCCATGTTAACGCTGAGTTAAACGACATCCTCGGTAACTTTATCTACAGAACCTTGTCGTTTATCTGGAAATACTTCGATGGAAGAATTCCGAGGATAAGCGAACTCAATGAGGAAGATGAGAAATTCGAGGAGGAGATCGCGTCCATAACCGTCAAGTTCGACAATTTGATGAAAGAACTTAAACTTAGAGATTCATTATCTCTCGTAGTGGATTTAGCCAGGAGGGGAAATCATTATTTAAGTGTAAAAGAACCATGGCATAAAATAAATGATGAACCTGAGGAGGCTGCCAATAGCCTCTTCGTATCAGTCCAGCTTGTAGGCACTTTGGCTATATTGAGCTATCCATTCATCCCGGCAAAATCGAAGGAAATTGTCAAACAGCTTGGCTTAGACCCTTATAAGTATATTAGATGGGAAAATGCTGGGAGGGAGTCTCTGAAACCGGGACATTTAATATCCGAGCCCAGACCTTTGTTTAAAAAGATAGATTTGAAAGACGTAGAATTCTTTTTAGCTAAGAGAAACTCTCTCAGAGGCTTAGAATTTGAAGCTTAA